The sequence GATGACGAAGAATGTATTGTGATGGAAACGGACATTTGCCTTCCACAATCGACGCAGCCCCTTGACGGCTTATTGCTGTTTATACCCGATAAAAACGCGAGTGTCACCTTAACGCAGGCGTTGGAGGCTAGCTGCCATGACTAAGGGCGAAACCATCTCAATCGGAGAGTGGAAAATTGTCAAAGGCGAGGGTGTCTTACGGACGTGCGGCTTAGGCTCTTGTATCGGCATTGTCTTGTATGATCAGGAACGAGTCATCGCCGGCATGGTCCATGTGATGCTCCCTGATTCGACGAAGGCGCGAAAAGGGGCAAATCCATGGCGCTATGCGGATACAGCCATCGCCTCCTTGCAGGCAGAGTTAAAAAAGCAGGGCGCTAGGAAACTTTGCGCAAAAATGGCGGGGGGTGCACAAATGTTTAAACACGCAGTGAAACGTGAATTTATGCAAATCGGCGAGCGCAACGCGGCGGCTGCCAGAGAGACACTCGCGCGCTTAGGCATCACACTTGTTGCAGAAGACACAGGTGGAACGAAGGGGCGGACGATCCAATACGACGTCAAAACAGGCGAATTGGCCGTCCGTACGGTCCATCACGGGCAAATGATACTTTGAAAGGGGAGTGCGGCTTTATGGCAAATGCTGCAGAGTTATGGAAACAATGGGATGACGAACATTCAGAAGTAGCTGCTGAAGCGTTGATCGAACACTATATGCCGCTAGTTGCTTACCATGTGCAACGCATATCGAATGGCTTGCCGTCATCGATTTCAAAAGATGAACTGAAAAGCCACGCCTTAAGCGGCCTGCTAGATGCAATTGCCAAGTTTGATTCCAAGCGAGCGCTAAAATTTGATACATATGCATCGTTTCGAATCCGGGGAGCGATTATCGATGGGCTCCGCAAAGAAGACCGCCTGCCACGGACAATCCGTGATAAAGTAAAAAAGTTGGAACAAATCACAGAACAACTAGAACAGGAGAAAGGGCGGTCTGTTCTTCCTGGTGAAGTTGCCGCTGCAATGGGTTTGCCAGAAAAAGAGGTCGAAGCGTTAAAACGGGAACAATTTGCCAGCCATACGCTTTCCTTGGACGACGTTATGCATATGAACGACCACTTGGACCCTAGCGCTGTAGCTTACCAATTTGAAGACGAACAA is a genomic window of Shouchella clausii containing:
- a CDS encoding chemotaxis protein CheD encodes the protein MTKGETISIGEWKIVKGEGVLRTCGLGSCIGIVLYDQERVIAGMVHVMLPDSTKARKGANPWRYADTAIASLQAELKKQGARKLCAKMAGGAQMFKHAVKREFMQIGERNAAAARETLARLGITLVAEDTGGTKGRTIQYDVKTGELAVRTVHHGQMIL
- a CDS encoding FliA/WhiG family RNA polymerase sigma factor, yielding MANAAELWKQWDDEHSEVAAEALIEHYMPLVAYHVQRISNGLPSSISKDELKSHALSGLLDAIAKFDSKRALKFDTYASFRIRGAIIDGLRKEDRLPRTIRDKVKKLEQITEQLEQEKGRSVLPGEVAAAMGLPEKEVEALKREQFASHTLSLDDVMHMNDHLDPSAVAYQFEDEQAIMPDDKLVEEDTRKELAEMIKELGRNEQLVIQLSYYEELSLTEIGRILNLSTSRISQIHARAIAKLRKGLQKKEFVR